One stretch of Haloprofundus halophilus DNA includes these proteins:
- a CDS encoding zinc ribbon domain-containing protein — protein MPYCPNCGDRVKDVHHYCGSCGQALSEIAESENDPPMAVDREGFLSLRSLSYVNDLLNGEQELDRDSVSYTQLSREVSAAFADFARLAMVKELDLLQLWAAGSSSTALDTPVEDMNSNQFRDWLAAIGLSRTLRMYDESLYTKFEDDFNERLQKLLEIAREELDS, from the coding sequence ACCGAGTCAAAGATGTTCATCACTACTGTGGGTCATGTGGTCAGGCGCTTTCTGAGATTGCAGAGTCAGAGAATGATCCTCCGATGGCCGTCGATCGCGAGGGCTTCCTCTCGTTGCGCTCACTCTCGTACGTCAACGACCTACTGAACGGAGAGCAAGAGCTGGACAGAGACTCGGTGTCGTATACACAATTATCACGAGAAGTGAGTGCTGCCTTCGCAGATTTCGCCCGGCTCGCGATGGTGAAGGAGTTAGATCTGCTCCAACTCTGGGCGGCTGGTTCCAGCTCTACGGCCTTGGACACGCCAGTTGAAGACATGAATAGCAACCAGTTCCGCGACTGGCTGGCCGCTATCGGCCTTTCTCGTACTTTACGGATGTACGACGAATCTCTCTACACGAAGTTCGAGGACGACTTCAACGAGCGACTCCAGAAGCTCCTCGAGATTGCCCGGGAGGAACTCGATAGTTAG